One Thermodesulfobacteriota bacterium genomic region harbors:
- a CDS encoding anti-sigma factor, which translates to MMISNHERFEELIPIYALEALDGEELRELEEHLRSGCSACEELLREQERIKSFLPYSVMSPIPSPRVKDRLFKKIKSGPKVEEGAYSPSLRERLQPMWLRLGGAVALAALVLLILSNLFLMNRLKDQQMEISRLQDKITDQTESLESLGTSLASREAEITDLKEQLAQQTQITKLLEDPDVVVINMVGLKPDMKAHGRVLWNTKENKAFFHVLNLPAPPSGKTYQLWVIADSTPKSAGIFKVGERGENFMNLESLPDASKIKTFAVTLEPEGGVPLPTGEMYLLGES; encoded by the coding sequence ATGATGATCTCAAACCACGAGAGATTCGAAGAGTTGATCCCAATTTATGCCTTAGAGGCCCTAGATGGGGAAGAACTGAGAGAGCTGGAAGAGCATCTAAGGAGTGGCTGTAGCGCTTGTGAAGAATTATTGCGTGAACAGGAAAGGATTAAATCCTTCCTCCCCTACTCCGTGATGAGCCCCATCCCTTCCCCCCGGGTTAAAGATAGGCTTTTTAAGAAAATTAAGTCTGGTCCAAAAGTTGAAGAAGGAGCCTATTCGCCGAGCTTAAGGGAAAGGTTACAGCCAATGTGGCTTAGACTAGGGGGAGCGGTTGCTCTAGCGGCGTTAGTGCTCCTAATTTTATCGAATTTATTTCTGATGAATAGGCTAAAAGACCAGCAAATGGAGATAAGCAGGCTGCAGGATAAGATAACTGACCAAACTGAGAGCTTAGAATCTCTGGGAACTAGCCTAGCCAGCAGAGAGGCGGAGATAACCGACTTGAAAGAGCAACTTGCCCAGCAAACCCAAATCACAAAGTTGCTTGAGGACCCGGACGTAGTAGTTATAAATATGGTCGGGCTCAAACCGGATATGAAAGCACACGGGAGGGTGCTTTGGAATACCAAGGAAAACAAGGCCTTCTTCCATGTTCTTAACCTTCCCGCGCCCCCATCCGGAAAAACATATCAGCTCTGGGTAATTGCAGATAGTACCCCCAAGAGTGCGGGTATATTCAAGGTGGGAGAGCGTGGTGAAAACTTTATGAATTTGGAGTCCCTTCCCGACGCTTCAAAAATTAAAACATTTGCCGTCACTCTTGAACCCGAGGGCGGCGTTCCTCTTCCCACAGGAGAGATGTATTTGCTTGGAGAATCATAA
- a CDS encoding MaoC family dehydratase: MNVRPRDRFSSQVVLNPAMVSEFARSAGDDNPVHHDPFFAATTKYRRPIASGTHTTALLLGLTASHFSKGATMVGLEFWVRFRRPVFADETIRLEWLVIKVTPNTRLGGDVVELRGRVKSQDGLTAVGAKGRVLVTKHL; this comes from the coding sequence ATGAACGTTCGTCCGAGGGACAGATTCTCTTCTCAGGTCGTGCTCAATCCCGCTATGGTGTCTGAGTTTGCCCGCTCCGCCGGAGACGACAACCCGGTTCATCATGACCCTTTTTTTGCAGCAACAACTAAATATCGCCGCCCCATTGCCAGCGGTACCCACACCACTGCCTTACTCCTCGGACTTACCGCATCCCACTTCTCCAAGGGTGCGACGATGGTCGGTCTAGAATTCTGGGTACGATTCCGTCGCCCGGTTTTTGCCGATGAGACCATACGGCTGGAATGGCTGGTGATCAAAGTCACACCCAACACCCGTCTGGGCGGGGACGTTGTCGAACTTCGAGGACGGGTAAAGAGCCAGGACGGCCTGACCGCAGTAGGAGCAAAAGGCCGGGTATTGGTCACAAAACATCTTTGA
- a CDS encoding cupin domain-containing protein produces MATKYSKKKIQELASSYALGALEAKETDEFKVLLGEDPSSSENELKGFKEVVDLLGFSAPSVTPPSGLKDKLLRRIREKVLTKEKVKEGEGLLYVRYQEGEWKDIAEGVSLKPLFYDPSRQYATTLVKMNAKTHFPSHRHTEAEECYVIEGSIEMGGQLFRKGDYIRAEAGSIHEGIYSQSGCTLLILSSQRNEILE; encoded by the coding sequence ATGGCGACCAAATATTCAAAGAAAAAGATTCAGGAGCTAGCATCATCATACGCGCTCGGCGCTCTTGAGGCTAAAGAGACCGATGAGTTCAAGGTACTCCTTGGAGAAGATCCTAGTTCATCTGAAAATGAGCTTAAAGGTTTCAAAGAAGTTGTTGATTTGCTCGGGTTTAGTGCACCGTCCGTAACTCCCCCTTCAGGTTTAAAAGATAAGCTTCTACGACGGATAAGAGAGAAAGTCCTTACCAAAGAGAAGGTAAAGGAAGGGGAAGGATTATTGTATGTCCGCTATCAGGAAGGAGAGTGGAAAGATATAGCCGAGGGTGTTAGTCTCAAGCCACTTTTTTATGATCCTTCCCGCCAATATGCTACTACTCTGGTAAAGATGAATGCTAAAACACATTTTCCCAGCCACCGGCATACGGAGGCTGAGGAATGTTACGTAATCGAAGGCTCTATAGAAATGGGTGGCCAATTATTCCGTAAGGGTGACTACATCCGTGCAGAGGCAGGCAGCATTCATGAGGGTATCTATTCCCAAAGCGGGTGCACACTTCTTATCCTTTCCTCCCAGAGAAATGAGATACTCGAATAA
- a CDS encoding sigma-70 family RNA polymerase sigma factor — translation MQKLSKDVSKLTDKEQNLAVLISRVAEGSESALSELYDQTSRLVFGLALRILSNVSEAEEITLDVFMQVWDKAAAYDPGRSSPLAWLLMLTRSRAIDRLRSGAKREAMEELPEQGVSSPSNTPEETTIFLEKSQIIRGALSKLNPQQRETIELAYFYGLTQSEISKRLGQPLGTVKSAIRLGMLKLRELLSWSEEGG, via the coding sequence ATGCAAAAGCTTTCTAAAGACGTGTCTAAATTGACGGATAAAGAGCAAAACTTAGCCGTATTGATTTCCCGTGTGGCCGAGGGAAGCGAGTCCGCTCTCAGCGAGCTTTACGACCAAACCAGCCGGTTAGTCTTTGGCCTGGCACTGCGCATATTATCGAATGTGTCGGAGGCCGAGGAGATAACACTCGACGTTTTTATGCAGGTGTGGGATAAGGCGGCGGCTTACGACCCTGGGCGAAGCTCCCCTCTGGCTTGGCTCCTGATGCTTACCCGCAGCCGCGCTATAGACCGGTTAAGATCCGGTGCAAAAAGGGAGGCCATGGAAGAATTGCCGGAGCAGGGTGTATCAAGCCCTTCGAATACACCTGAGGAAACAACCATATTCCTCGAAAAGAGCCAGATAATCAGAGGTGCTCTCTCAAAGCTAAATCCACAGCAAAGAGAGACGATTGAGCTAGCCTATTTTTACGGTCTTACTCAGAGCGAAATCTCTAAAAGACTGGGTCAACCCCTGGGGACAGTGAAGAGTGCGATTCGGTTGGGAATGTTAAAACTGCGTGAGCTACTTAGCTGGTCTGAAGAGGGCGGGTAA
- a CDS encoding VOC family protein: MVGILGASSKIYLLAKPSGSLASSSTPLKRGYRRHWIPAHLDFTVDDINAAVEKAKAAGAKLEGDINTYKWGHIA; this comes from the coding sequence GTGGTGGGAATACTCGGAGCTTCTTCGAAGATTTATCTATTGGCTAAGCCCTCAGGCAGTCTCGCTTCTTCCAGCACTCCCCTAAAGCGAGGCTATCGGCGGCATTGGATCCCGGCACATCTTGATTTCACCGTCGATGATATCAATGCCGCTGTGGAAAAGGCTAAAGCTGCCGGAGCTAAGCTTGAGGGTGATATCAACACATACAAGTGGGGACACATCGCCTAA
- a CDS encoding OsmC family protein: MEVQAVWKKNYQVEVIARQFRVPVDEAPEFHGDDTGMMPTELFLSSLASCFCLALVYVARKKKIEVKDMRVNVRGQKNLLNFIFSKLTVEVDSSLPSEILEDIISLAKKYCFVSNTISKSCPIEYVIATD; this comes from the coding sequence ATGGAAGTTCAAGCCGTATGGAAGAAGAATTATCAAGTTGAAGTGATAGCAAGACAGTTTCGGGTCCCGGTTGATGAGGCCCCGGAATTTCACGGGGACGATACCGGGATGATGCCGACTGAGTTATTTCTCTCCTCCCTGGCTTCCTGTTTTTGCCTTGCGCTCGTTTATGTGGCCAGAAAGAAAAAGATAGAGGTGAAGGATATGCGGGTAAATGTCCGGGGGCAAAAGAACTTGCTGAATTTCATCTTCTCCAAGCTGACGGTCGAGGTTGATAGCTCTCTTCCTTCTGAGATTTTGGAGGATATTATAAGCCTGGCCAAGAAGTATTGTTTTGTGAGTAATACAATTTCAAAGTCATGTCCGATAGAATATGTTATCGCTACGGATTAA
- a CDS encoding pyridoxal phosphate-dependent aminotransferase — protein MKKERFVLGWEDEAQASSFMKGVLSNRVKSVMESPHGMWNYMTYRDAIKILGLDMGEIYKEGRIDLDPREWADLGWMTCYVGPPKSAVKAMRAQTKASNINPYSPDLINPLRDACAEIKLKRERSKDFEVVGTEGGQAGISYALHTFINPGDEVIITDPGYFHFESAILMARGIPVKITLDSRNGYRLDPNQVKEKITPRAKVIIVCDPLNPFGTVQTKEELVALIELARRHNIIIINDITHNTHRIDPDSIHYPMSSLWRETNVDNVVSVFSVSHGYGMAGVRIGFLAGHPELMRACLITKVSLTRLNTNLIAQYGALAALKDEDYVKRSEGIIRRNYAHIKETIVKNKGISIPVEPEYGFSMVMDVSETGVTAQELTVALFKHRVAVYPGDGLGDVGATDYIRLNISRPDLWASRHFRRVLPLAIEEAKSGMYRNGVIQFFRDRKTERAERILRKIQGVHLAD, from the coding sequence ATGAAAAAAGAAAGATTTGTTCTTGGATGGGAAGACGAGGCTCAGGCGTCATCCTTTATGAAGGGTGTTTTATCAAACAGGGTCAAGTCGGTCATGGAAAGCCCGCACGGGATGTGGAACTACATGACCTACCGCGATGCCATTAAGATTTTGGGTTTGGACATGGGGGAAATTTATAAGGAGGGCCGGATTGATTTAGACCCAAGAGAGTGGGCAGACCTGGGATGGATGACCTGCTACGTGGGCCCGCCCAAGAGCGCGGTAAAGGCGATGCGGGCACAAACCAAGGCATCCAATATCAACCCCTATTCCCCCGACCTTATAAATCCTCTTAGAGACGCATGCGCGGAGATAAAACTGAAACGGGAAAGAAGTAAAGATTTTGAGGTGGTGGGGACTGAGGGCGGCCAGGCCGGAATTTCTTACGCCCTACACACGTTCATCAATCCTGGGGACGAAGTGATAATTACCGACCCGGGATATTTTCACTTTGAATCGGCAATTCTAATGGCCAGAGGAATACCGGTAAAAATTACCCTTGATTCAAGAAACGGATATCGTCTTGACCCCAACCAAGTTAAAGAGAAGATTACGCCCAGGGCAAAAGTAATAATCGTATGCGACCCATTAAACCCTTTCGGGACGGTTCAGACTAAGGAAGAGTTGGTTGCGCTCATTGAGCTTGCCAGAAGACACAACATTATCATCATCAATGACATTACCCACAATACCCACCGGATAGACCCGGATTCGATTCACTACCCGATGAGCTCCCTCTGGAGAGAGACCAATGTAGATAACGTGGTTTCAGTCTTCAGCGTATCCCACGGCTACGGGATGGCTGGTGTAAGGATCGGATTTCTGGCCGGTCATCCGGAGCTTATGAGGGCTTGCCTGATAACAAAGGTCTCCTTGACCAGGCTTAATACCAATCTTATTGCACAGTATGGGGCGTTAGCGGCGCTTAAAGACGAGGATTACGTCAAGAGATCGGAAGGAATAATCAGGCGAAATTATGCGCACATAAAGGAAACAATAGTCAAAAATAAAGGCATATCCATACCGGTCGAGCCTGAGTATGGTTTCTCCATGGTGATGGATGTTTCCGAGACGGGCGTGACCGCACAGGAGCTTACCGTGGCTCTTTTCAAACACCGTGTTGCCGTGTATCCGGGAGACGGGTTGGGCGATGTCGGAGCGACGGACTATATCCGGCTGAATATCTCCCGGCCTGACCTCTGGGCTTCCCGGCATTTTCGGAGAGTCCTTCCCCTGGCAATCGAAGAAGCTAAATCCGGAATGTATCGAAACGGTGTGATCCAGTTCTTCCGGGATAGAAAAACGGAAAGGGCGGAGAGAATTCTACGGAAGATACAGGGGGTGCACCTGGCGGATTAG
- a CDS encoding ferritin-like domain-containing protein translates to MSIRNPEKLKEVLSDPRRLARAFSRHTYGMLAWVDLFGGKLKNIKSLEMKLAAARIIADNARHAKLFSDRAKELGETPETYRPPDIGQRIYDILEEYQDPFDDFAYAWGSLIHFSSLLRIYQSVADPKSRTVIEEVQKDVREHLGLLEKYFEVNADTLEKKNRAEEIKMIADKIYSDREDEEIKWYAS, encoded by the coding sequence TTGAGCATACGGAATCCTGAAAAATTAAAAGAAGTACTTTCCGACCCAAGACGGCTGGCCAGGGCTTTCAGTAGGCATACCTACGGGATGCTGGCGTGGGTGGATTTATTCGGAGGGAAGCTGAAAAACATCAAGAGCCTGGAAATGAAACTGGCTGCCGCCCGTATAATCGCTGATAACGCCAGGCATGCCAAGCTCTTTTCGGACAGGGCCAAAGAGCTCGGTGAAACACCGGAAACGTACAGGCCTCCCGATATTGGCCAGAGGATTTACGACATACTAGAGGAATATCAAGACCCCTTCGATGATTTTGCCTATGCCTGGGGCTCTCTTATTCATTTTTCGTCTTTACTCAGGATTTATCAGAGCGTGGCCGACCCAAAGAGCAGGACGGTTATAGAAGAGGTTCAGAAGGATGTCCGGGAACATCTAGGGCTTTTGGAGAAATACTTCGAGGTGAATGCGGATACACTTGAAAAGAAAAATCGTGCGGAAGAGATAAAAATGATTGCCGACAAAATCTACTCGGACAGGGAAGATGAGGAGATAAAATGGTATGCCTCGTAG
- a CDS encoding alanine racemase, producing MNKIDGITIGKLVEDYGSPLFIVSAGGLRKNLKAFREAFSIRFPKVKVAYSYKTNCLLGVLNIIHKSGAWADVASGFEYDLARALGVSGGSIVFNGPGKKREELRRAVEEGAFINADHLDEIKLLEAIASEMGRTIDLGIRINVDVGIHQSPDRFGFNLESGEAFRVVERCVKKKLLKIAGIHIHLTSYIIEPDGAEEDIPAGRVRLIWPKSPDIYREAAKKLVHFAEEIRKKWGVIIRYADLGGGFPSVDSLNPYVEAIVEPILDGFGGQDLPVLILEPGRAIVRDAIHLITTVVGIKEFPNGERGIVIDAGINLLPTSFWRWQEIESVDESQSMELKETTVYGPLCLQTDIIGKTKLPELKAGDKLIIKSVGAYNIPQSSTFIFPRPAIVLVEYGKARLLRREETIEDVFSFENL from the coding sequence ATGAATAAGATTGACGGCATTACTATAGGCAAGCTGGTCGAGGATTACGGTTCCCCGCTTTTTATTGTATCTGCAGGAGGTCTAAGAAAAAATCTAAAGGCATTTCGAGAAGCATTTTCAATCAGATTCCCAAAGGTAAAGGTCGCCTATTCATACAAGACAAACTGCCTCCTGGGAGTGCTGAATATAATTCATAAAAGCGGAGCATGGGCCGATGTGGCCTCCGGGTTTGAGTATGACCTGGCTAGGGCGCTCGGGGTATCCGGAGGGTCTATTGTATTTAACGGTCCGGGCAAAAAGAGAGAAGAACTAAGGAGAGCGGTGGAAGAAGGGGCTTTCATAAATGCGGACCATCTCGATGAAATAAAGCTACTCGAAGCGATCGCATCAGAGATGGGTAGGACAATTGACCTAGGAATCAGGATCAACGTGGATGTGGGCATTCATCAGTCGCCGGACAGGTTTGGCTTCAATCTTGAATCCGGCGAGGCATTTCGGGTTGTGGAGAGATGCGTGAAAAAGAAGCTCCTCAAAATAGCGGGAATCCATATTCATCTCACCAGCTACATAATCGAGCCCGATGGAGCCGAGGAGGATATTCCGGCAGGGCGGGTAAGGCTCATCTGGCCTAAGAGTCCAGATATCTACAGGGAAGCGGCGAAGAAGCTCGTTCATTTTGCGGAAGAAATCAGAAAGAAGTGGGGGGTGATAATCAGGTATGCGGATTTAGGGGGTGGCTTTCCCAGTGTGGATTCACTCAATCCCTACGTGGAGGCTATAGTAGAGCCGATCTTAGACGGATTCGGAGGCCAGGATTTGCCGGTTCTAATACTGGAGCCGGGAAGGGCGATTGTCAGGGATGCCATACATCTCATTACTACCGTTGTGGGCATTAAGGAATTCCCAAATGGTGAAAGGGGCATCGTGATTGATGCCGGGATTAACCTTCTTCCCACCTCGTTCTGGAGATGGCAGGAAATAGAATCGGTAGACGAATCGCAAAGTATGGAACTAAAAGAGACCACGGTTTATGGGCCTCTTTGTCTTCAGACAGATATAATTGGAAAAACAAAACTGCCAGAACTTAAAGCTGGAGACAAGCTGATTATAAAAAGCGTAGGGGCTTACAACATCCCTCAATCCAGCACATTTATATTCCCTCGCCCGGCAATCGTACTTGTGGAGTATGGAAAGGCAAGGCTACTGAGAAGGGAGGAGACGATTGAAGATGTATTTTCGTTCGAGAATTTGTGA
- a CDS encoding class I SAM-dependent methyltransferase family protein, producing the protein MPRRRMPAFEELLNPLPVYSPKYWYYQFVSLFLRTIGMLSEGIRISYTYGFDSGMIMNYIYRNVPSGRFYIGKALDRAFLNQVTCKAFRAIKEIQKNAIKDFLKGRNGRPTFIVDLASGKADYVYDALNEVNGHVHVLLRDIDGTVLAESKATAEKLNLLDKVSYELGDALDLDSLKNIRPDPDLLIEVGLYGIIHDDELIRRHFFHLRDILNPGTILFNVQTYNPQIELIARTLVNQEGERCVWHLRPAEQVIGWAADAGFKDPKVTMDPYGIYAVVMMRN; encoded by the coding sequence ATGCCTCGTAGAAGAATGCCCGCCTTTGAGGAGTTGTTAAACCCGCTCCCGGTGTACTCTCCAAAATACTGGTACTATCAATTCGTCTCTTTATTCCTCAGGACTATAGGTATGCTCTCCGAGGGGATAAGGATAAGTTATACTTACGGCTTCGACTCCGGGATGATTATGAACTACATTTACCGCAATGTTCCCAGTGGAAGGTTTTATATAGGCAAGGCACTGGACAGGGCTTTTCTTAATCAGGTTACTTGCAAGGCATTCCGGGCCATCAAGGAAATTCAGAAAAACGCTATCAAAGATTTTTTGAAAGGTAGGAACGGGCGTCCTACTTTTATAGTGGACCTGGCTTCGGGAAAGGCCGATTATGTTTACGATGCCCTCAACGAAGTCAATGGTCATGTGCATGTCCTTCTCCGTGATATCGATGGGACGGTCCTTGCTGAGAGCAAGGCCACAGCCGAGAAATTGAATCTGCTGGATAAAGTGAGCTACGAGCTTGGAGATGCGCTTGACCTGGATAGCTTGAAAAACATCCGTCCTGATCCAGACCTCCTGATCGAGGTGGGGCTTTATGGAATCATCCATGACGACGAGTTAATACGGAGGCATTTTTTTCATTTGAGGGACATACTCAATCCGGGGACTATCCTTTTCAACGTGCAAACTTATAATCCGCAGATAGAGTTAATCGCCAGGACGCTGGTAAACCAGGAGGGAGAACGATGCGTTTGGCATCTCAGGCCTGCGGAGCAGGTAATAGGATGGGCGGCAGATGCCGGATTTAAGGACCCCAAGGTAACTATGGACCCTTATGGGATTTATGCTGTGGTTATGATGAGAAACTAA